The following proteins come from a genomic window of Sphaerisporangium rubeum:
- a CDS encoding TIGR03668 family PPOX class F420-dependent oxidoreductase yields MDEHTRFSAAQVARLATVTPDGAPHLVPVTFAMQGDLVLTAVDHKPKTTTALRRLRNIEHDPRVSLLVDHFEDDWTHLWWIRADGHASILYGDDRPLAPLVAKYPQYAARPPEGPVIAVQVTRYVSWAYADHL; encoded by the coding sequence ATGGACGAGCACACGAGGTTCAGCGCCGCGCAGGTGGCGAGACTCGCGACCGTCACCCCCGACGGCGCACCCCACCTGGTCCCCGTGACCTTCGCCATGCAAGGCGATCTCGTCCTGACCGCCGTCGACCACAAACCCAAGACCACCACCGCTCTACGCCGCCTCCGCAACATCGAGCACGACCCCCGCGTGTCCCTGCTCGTCGACCACTTCGAGGACGACTGGACCCACCTGTGGTGGATACGCGCCGACGGCCACGCCTCCATCCTGTACGGCGACGACCGTCCCCTGGCCCCCCTGGTCGCCAAGTACCCCCAGTACGCGGCCCGGCCCCCCGAGGGCCCGGTGATCGCCGTCCAGGTCACCCGGTACGTGAGCTGGGCCTACGCGGATCACCTCTGA
- a CDS encoding LLM class flavin-dependent oxidoreductase, protein MPDYGHELVLGTFVTPSAGTARDVVELAELTEAVGLDTVTIQDHPYNAEYLDTYTLLTWIAARTTRLRVSANVTSLPLRPPAVLARMAASLDILSGGRFEMGLGAGLPTAASRMTGRQLSAGESVDALEEAIDILRGVWDTGTAGPLRHHGRHYEIPQMRRGPRPAHDITISLGAYKPRMLGLVGRKADGWLPTLDYIKDPDIATSNALIDAAATEAGRDPRDIRRHLNLFDIGFTPVGRAFLQGPPEQWVDDLLSLIVEHGFSSFYIGGDDPAMIRTFGEEVAPALRAEVQEHRRGA, encoded by the coding sequence ATGCCTGACTACGGGCACGAGCTGGTGCTGGGGACGTTCGTCACGCCGAGCGCGGGAACGGCGCGGGACGTGGTGGAGCTGGCCGAGCTCACAGAAGCGGTCGGACTGGACACCGTGACGATCCAGGACCACCCGTACAACGCGGAGTACCTGGACACGTACACGCTCCTCACGTGGATCGCGGCGCGCACCACCCGCCTGCGGGTCTCGGCGAACGTCACCAGCCTGCCGCTGCGGCCACCGGCGGTGCTGGCCCGCATGGCCGCGAGCCTCGACATCCTGTCCGGCGGCCGCTTCGAGATGGGCCTCGGCGCGGGACTGCCGACGGCCGCGAGCAGGATGACCGGCAGGCAACTGAGCGCGGGGGAGTCGGTCGACGCTCTGGAGGAGGCGATCGACATCCTGCGCGGCGTGTGGGACACCGGCACGGCGGGCCCGCTGCGCCATCACGGCCGGCACTACGAGATCCCCCAGATGAGGCGCGGCCCGAGACCCGCGCACGACATCACGATCTCCCTCGGCGCCTACAAGCCCCGCATGCTCGGCCTGGTGGGCCGCAAGGCCGACGGCTGGCTCCCCACACTCGACTACATCAAGGACCCCGACATCGCGACGTCCAACGCGCTGATCGACGCCGCCGCCACCGAAGCGGGCCGCGACCCCCGCGACATCCGCCGCCACCTCAACCTGTTCGACATCGGCTTCACCCCCGTGGGCCGGGCCTTCCTGCAAGGTCCTCCGGAGCAATGGGTCGACGACCTGCTCTCCCTGATCGTGGAACACGGCTTCAGCTCGTTCTACATCGGTGGCGACGACCCCGCCATGATCCGCACCTTCGGCGAGGAGGTGGCCCCCGCGCTGAGAGCCGAGGTGCAGGAACACCGCCGAGGCGCGTAA
- a CDS encoding DUF3631 domain-containing protein — MAPYRHKRDRETLRRLADALSGWLRADLATLERAEPEMPVEDRAADTWEPLVAVADHAAGDWPERARAAALTLTAEADDSGQPSPRVRLLADCRTAFRTDTALPNVTLLERLRADPEAPWVDYGPNRLTAMKPGVLLREYDIRSATIRFSPPVSHAKGYQRIDFTEAWTRYCPGPDAPNRARSSHSAGAAIPAVPPSTSQVRGDEACATGTTQAVPPEKQYRP; from the coding sequence GTGGCGCCCTACCGCCACAAACGCGACCGGGAGACCCTTCGCCGCCTGGCCGACGCCCTTTCGGGGTGGCTGCGTGCCGATCTGGCCACCCTGGAACGCGCTGAACCGGAAATGCCTGTTGAAGACCGCGCCGCCGACACCTGGGAACCTCTCGTGGCCGTCGCCGACCACGCCGCAGGAGACTGGCCTGAACGCGCCCGCGCCGCCGCGCTCACCCTCACCGCCGAAGCCGACGACAGCGGCCAGCCTTCCCCCCGCGTGCGGCTCCTAGCCGACTGCCGCACCGCGTTCCGCACCGACACCGCCCTCCCCAACGTCACCCTGCTGGAACGGCTCAGAGCCGACCCCGAAGCACCGTGGGTCGACTACGGACCCAACAGGCTCACCGCCATGAAACCCGGCGTGCTGCTGCGCGAATACGACATCCGATCCGCCACCATCCGCTTCTCACCCCCCGTAAGCCACGCCAAGGGATACCAGCGCATCGACTTCACCGAGGCCTGGACTCGCTACTGCCCCGGCCCCGACGCCCCGAACAGGGCGAGGTCATCCCACTCGGCAGGGGCAGCCATACCGGCCGTACCACCCTCAACATCGCAGGTCAGGGGGGATGAGGCTTGCGCCACTGGTACGACTCAAGCCGTACCACCAGAAAAGCAGTACCGGCCCTGA
- a CDS encoding tyrosine-type recombinase/integrase, whose protein sequence is MDRRISQTSGRDRLRPGAGDAIDAYRQDGPYDAKEVRTALRRWAFNTKGRDNCPAATREVLAWVERHSRPISVLAVPATARALLNAATSRLDGTRVAASSIQRHRVILSGAMAYAVELKLLENNQITGLTWKPSKSTFQVDRRSVVTPEQARALLSAIEKRKPSGPLLMPLFATLYFAGLRPEKAVNIREKDLTLPDAADALGEIYLTGAAPDAGREWTDSGEQPDQRGLKHRDKGESHIVPCAPELVAILRDHLKEHGTGSGGRVFHGVQGTVLATSTIRRAWDKARQDTFTRDEYDSPLAKRSYDLRHACLSTWLNAGVPAKQVADWAGNSVEVLLRTYAKCLAGQDQLAMRRISKVLRPGAREGIGKDQPYAPDPSRTQPDSGG, encoded by the coding sequence ATGGACCGACGCATCAGCCAAACATCGGGCAGGGATCGCCTACGTCCTGGCGCTGGCGACGCCATCGATGCTTATCGACAGGACGGCCCCTACGATGCGAAGGAAGTTCGCACGGCGCTCCGACGCTGGGCGTTCAACACGAAGGGGCGCGACAACTGCCCCGCCGCGACTCGTGAGGTGCTCGCCTGGGTGGAGCGCCACAGCCGTCCCATCTCAGTGCTCGCAGTGCCAGCCACCGCGCGGGCATTGCTTAATGCGGCTACGTCGCGGCTCGACGGCACGCGCGTGGCCGCCAGCTCGATCCAGCGTCACCGGGTCATCCTGTCCGGCGCCATGGCGTACGCGGTGGAACTGAAGCTGCTGGAAAATAACCAGATCACAGGCTTGACGTGGAAACCCTCCAAAAGCACGTTTCAGGTGGACCGTCGATCGGTCGTGACTCCTGAGCAAGCCCGCGCACTACTCAGCGCCATCGAAAAGCGCAAGCCAAGCGGCCCCCTGCTCATGCCGCTCTTCGCAACGCTCTACTTCGCCGGACTACGGCCCGAAAAAGCCGTCAACATCAGAGAGAAGGACCTGACGTTGCCTGATGCCGCGGACGCCTTGGGTGAGATCTACCTGACCGGCGCCGCGCCCGACGCCGGAAGAGAATGGACCGACTCCGGTGAACAGCCCGACCAGCGCGGCCTGAAGCACCGGGACAAAGGAGAAAGCCATATCGTGCCGTGCGCGCCGGAACTGGTCGCCATCCTGCGCGACCACCTGAAGGAGCACGGCACCGGTTCCGGCGGGCGCGTCTTCCATGGCGTACAAGGGACCGTGCTTGCCACCAGCACGATCCGGCGCGCGTGGGACAAGGCCCGTCAGGACACGTTCACGAGGGACGAGTACGACTCACCGCTGGCTAAGCGGTCCTACGACCTGCGGCATGCCTGCCTGTCCACCTGGCTCAACGCTGGAGTGCCGGCCAAGCAGGTAGCCGACTGGGCGGGCAACAGCGTGGAAGTCCTCCTACGCACCTACGCCAAGTGCCTCGCAGGACAAGACCAGCTAGCTATGCGCCGGATCAGCAAAGTCCTACGGCCCGGCGCGCGGGAAGGCATTGGGAAGGACCAGCCGTACGCGCCCGATCCCAGCCGGACACAGCCGGACAGCGGAGGCTGA
- a CDS encoding sensor histidine kinase produces the protein MDHVGLDVFGRLPGWSSAVALGVLVGILVIAVGVGVRRRRRMGRVREAHARGVEDLARLLLRVQYDYPRPSIADVVQASRKGGLTVRLHVAGAPCALPDPVDLAAMRIVHEALVNVYRHGTASATVTLAYRGDRVTITVDSRLNARGESRGERQGVTAMRRRAERVGGSVSAGPHEGGWRVHADLPLGVQAAFR, from the coding sequence ATGGATCACGTTGGGTTGGACGTGTTCGGGAGGCTGCCGGGGTGGAGTTCGGCGGTGGCCCTGGGGGTGCTGGTGGGGATCTTGGTGATCGCTGTGGGGGTGGGGGTACGGCGGCGGCGCCGGATGGGGAGGGTGCGGGAGGCGCATGCTCGGGGGGTGGAGGATCTGGCGCGGTTGTTGCTGCGGGTGCAGTACGACTATCCGCGGCCTTCGATCGCGGATGTGGTTCAGGCGTCGCGTAAGGGAGGGCTCACGGTGCGGTTGCATGTGGCCGGAGCGCCGTGCGCGTTGCCTGATCCGGTCGATCTGGCGGCGATGAGGATCGTGCATGAGGCGCTGGTGAATGTGTACCGGCACGGGACGGCCAGTGCCACGGTGACCCTCGCGTACCGGGGGGACCGGGTGACGATCACGGTGGACAGCCGGTTGAACGCGCGGGGGGAGTCGCGGGGGGAGCGCCAGGGGGTCACGGCCATGCGGCGTCGTGCGGAACGGGTCGGCGGCTCGGTGTCGGCGGGGCCGCATGAGGGAGGGTGGCGGGTGCACGCCGATCTGCCGCTCGGCGTGCAGGCCGCTTTCCGATGA
- a CDS encoding DUF7221 family queuine tRNA-ribosyltransferase-like protein — MPYTAGGPSPPAVYAEAVATYTHTIGGLDFAAPQDWMCEPFMLERTGLSIAEHQERTVANYLHLRAITPELPFIPVLQGWHLADRLPALHRPDPQLQRRRPSRNPLPAGATAVDAAPDG, encoded by the coding sequence TTGCCTTACACGGCAGGTGGACCATCCCCGCCCGCCGTCTACGCCGAAGCCGTGGCCACCTACACCCACACCATCGGCGGCCTGGACTTCGCCGCCCCCCAGGACTGGATGTGCGAGCCGTTCATGCTGGAACGCACCGGCCTGAGCATCGCCGAGCACCAAGAACGCACCGTGGCCAACTACCTGCATCTGCGCGCCATCACACCCGAGCTGCCGTTCATCCCGGTCCTGCAAGGCTGGCACCTAGCCGACCGACTACCTGCACTGCATCGACCTGATCCTCAACTCCAGCGTCGGCGTCCTTCCCGGAATCCCTTGCCCGCAGGAGCAACCGCAGTGGATGCGGCGCCGGATGGTTGA
- a CDS encoding DUF7221 family queuine tRNA-ribosyltransferase-like protein — protein sequence MSTDPLPSGDRARFYLGTHQPHWLERVSIPLFVSHRQLVRRPRRQLAAPCR from the coding sequence ATGAGCACCGACCCCCTACCCTCGGGCGACCGCGCCCGGTTCTACCTGGGCACACATCAACCGCACTGGCTGGAGCGGGTCAGCATCCCGCTGTTTGTCAGTCATCGCCAGCTCGTCCGCCGGCCCCGCCGGCAGCTCGCGGCCCCGTGCCGCTAG
- a CDS encoding Pycsar system effector family protein, with translation MKSAPAKRAALDNLTEDVITQRLMSLSHHAFAEIQRCDVKAAAICGTSGAIFSIIVAALAVRPVLTVACQVALGIACVGLGAALIPAIAAVRPSLRRYGSMHSPFLFLTFSETTATEALERVTRMSAHATRMAYARHLVGVSALAKRKLLLLRTATDCLCTGLLGLGITVLLVWAGR, from the coding sequence ATGAAATCGGCACCGGCGAAAAGGGCCGCCCTGGATAATTTGACCGAGGATGTCATCACACAGCGCCTCATGTCACTCAGCCACCACGCGTTCGCTGAAATCCAGCGGTGCGATGTGAAGGCCGCAGCGATCTGTGGCACGAGTGGCGCGATCTTCTCGATCATCGTGGCGGCTCTGGCCGTCAGGCCAGTGCTAACGGTCGCTTGTCAGGTCGCGCTGGGGATCGCCTGCGTCGGACTCGGCGCTGCACTCATCCCCGCAATCGCGGCTGTCCGGCCGTCCCTGAGGCGTTACGGGTCCATGCACTCACCGTTCCTCTTCCTGACATTCAGCGAGACAACAGCGACCGAGGCGCTGGAACGAGTGACACGCATGTCGGCACACGCCACTCGCATGGCCTACGCCCGTCATCTGGTGGGTGTTTCCGCCCTGGCGAAACGCAAGCTCCTACTCCTTCGTACTGCCACGGACTGCCTTTGCACCGGGTTGCTGGGGCTGGGTATCACAGTGCTACTGGTCTGGGCGGGGAGATAG
- a CDS encoding cyclic nucleotide-binding domain-containing protein, which translates to MYQPHRALLGESLWAELRKLAREQRRPARSVLLRQGDPGTHVMALHTGSVMITVKSGQGKQTLISVRAAGELLGDLAVLDGQPRTATVIAAEACRVHAVPAPEFLQFVDKHALHGTLLRQSIGRLRAAERINIELAMAPVAIRLACTLVRLAAISAIRSCSTPHIILTQEELAQLIGASRNAVGSALKAWRDRGWVRTAPGGGLYLENVEALRAQAHVLSSP; encoded by the coding sequence GTGTATCAGCCACATCGCGCGCTATTGGGAGAATCGCTCTGGGCGGAGTTACGCAAACTTGCCCGAGAGCAACGCCGCCCTGCGCGGAGCGTACTCCTGCGGCAAGGGGATCCGGGGACACACGTGATGGCCCTGCATACCGGGTCCGTCATGATCACGGTTAAGTCGGGACAAGGCAAACAGACCTTGATCTCCGTGCGCGCCGCAGGAGAGTTGCTGGGCGACCTAGCGGTACTGGACGGTCAGCCACGGACCGCCACGGTGATCGCGGCGGAGGCTTGCCGGGTCCATGCGGTTCCCGCCCCGGAGTTTCTGCAGTTCGTGGACAAGCACGCGCTGCACGGCACACTCTTGCGCCAGTCCATCGGCCGGCTGCGGGCAGCCGAACGGATCAACATCGAACTGGCGATGGCGCCCGTGGCGATACGGCTTGCCTGCACGCTGGTCCGTCTAGCCGCGATATCCGCCATCCGGTCGTGTTCGACTCCGCACATCATCCTGACCCAGGAGGAACTGGCCCAGCTGATTGGCGCCTCGCGTAACGCTGTCGGCAGCGCCCTGAAGGCCTGGCGTGATCGCGGCTGGGTGCGTACGGCACCTGGCGGCGGCCTCTACCTGGAGAACGTCGAAGCACTCCGTGCCCAGGCCCATGTCTTGTCCTCACCGTGA
- a CDS encoding helix-turn-helix transcriptional regulator: MPRVERLSIAFICEDLGISRSTFYEWRQKGRAPKCMRLPNGTLLVRRAKYDRWLASLEDAA, translated from the coding sequence GTGCCCAGGGTCGAAAGACTCTCCATCGCCTTCATCTGCGAAGACCTCGGTATTAGCCGCTCCACCTTCTACGAATGGCGGCAGAAGGGCCGTGCACCCAAGTGCATGCGCCTGCCCAACGGCACCCTTCTGGTGCGCCGCGCTAAATATGACCGCTGGCTGGCCAGCCTGGAGGACGCCGCCTGA
- a CDS encoding MFS transporter → MAQESTTYRALTVGLVALMSLVAFEYMAVAVAMPVAAAELGGLRLYGLAFSGAMAAGVVGTVLGGRWADLKGPKAPLWTGTAGFAGGLALAGTAPSMELLIAGRMLQGMGGGLVGVALYVVVGRAYPEETHPKIFSLFATAWVVPSMIGPALVGATVDVLGWRWVFLAVPALTAVAVALLFRGLAGQRLTGRISDAAPGGLGRKVAWAAVTAVGAGLMQYGGAANPWLLVAGLVVLALALPRLLPTGTLRAARGLPAVVGLRGLTAGAFFATEVIVPLMLMAKRDLSPLAAGLALTGGALTWSFASWLQGREVFRRTTNLVMGTGAIGLGVLLMGAVTFEAVPVAVAYPSWIVAGFGMGLVYPTLSVLTLELSRPGEQGVNSSALQVGEMVFSVVAVALTGALFTATGSAYWTVFAVALLLAATGLWVAPRHVPSGDTVDPVPAHAAAR, encoded by the coding sequence ATGGCACAGGAGAGCACGACGTACCGAGCGTTGACGGTGGGACTGGTGGCGCTGATGTCGCTGGTCGCGTTCGAGTACATGGCGGTCGCGGTCGCCATGCCGGTGGCCGCGGCGGAACTCGGCGGGCTGCGGCTGTACGGGCTGGCGTTCAGCGGCGCGATGGCCGCCGGGGTCGTGGGGACGGTGCTCGGCGGCCGATGGGCCGACCTGAAAGGACCGAAGGCGCCGCTCTGGACCGGTACGGCGGGGTTCGCCGGAGGTCTGGCGCTGGCGGGGACGGCTCCTTCCATGGAACTGCTGATCGCGGGACGCATGCTCCAGGGGATGGGAGGCGGGCTCGTCGGTGTCGCGCTGTACGTCGTGGTCGGCCGCGCCTACCCGGAGGAGACCCACCCGAAGATCTTCTCGTTGTTCGCCACGGCCTGGGTGGTGCCGTCCATGATCGGCCCCGCGCTGGTCGGGGCCACCGTGGACGTCCTCGGCTGGCGCTGGGTGTTCCTCGCCGTGCCGGCGCTCACCGCGGTCGCCGTCGCGCTGCTGTTCCGCGGCCTCGCCGGTCAGCGGCTCACCGGCCGGATATCAGACGCCGCACCAGGAGGCCTCGGCCGGAAGGTCGCGTGGGCCGCCGTCACCGCCGTCGGCGCGGGCCTGATGCAGTACGGCGGCGCGGCCAACCCGTGGCTGCTGGTGGCCGGCCTCGTGGTGCTGGCCCTGGCACTGCCGAGACTCCTCCCCACCGGCACGCTGCGCGCGGCCCGCGGCCTCCCCGCGGTGGTGGGGCTGCGCGGCCTCACCGCCGGCGCGTTCTTCGCCACCGAGGTCATCGTCCCGCTGATGCTGATGGCCAAGCGTGACCTGTCCCCGCTCGCCGCCGGCCTCGCGCTCACCGGTGGTGCGCTGACCTGGTCGTTCGCCTCCTGGCTCCAGGGCCGTGAGGTGTTCCGCCGCACCACCAACCTCGTCATGGGCACCGGCGCCATCGGGCTCGGCGTCCTGCTGATGGGGGCCGTGACGTTCGAAGCGGTCCCCGTGGCGGTCGCCTACCCGTCCTGGATCGTCGCCGGCTTCGGGATGGGCCTGGTCTACCCGACGCTGTCGGTCCTCACGTTGGAGCTGTCCCGGCCAGGCGAGCAAGGCGTGAACAGTTCCGCACTCCAGGTCGGCGAAATGGTGTTCTCAGTGGTGGCGGTCGCGCTGACCGGTGCCCTGTTCACCGCCACCGGCTCCGCCTACTGGACGGTCTTCGCCGTGGCCCTGCTCCTGGCCGCCACAGGCCTGTGGGTGGCCCCCCGCCACGTACCGTCCGGCGACACCGTCGACCCCGTCCCGGCCCACGCGGCGGCCCGATAG
- a CDS encoding IS630 family transposase, with translation MDQEGQKLQRIVRRGSTSSVRYRRAMILLASAGGNTVPVIARLVQADEDTVRDVIHRFNEIGLACLDPRWAGGRPRLLSDDEGAFVVQTATTRPTRLGQPFIRWSVRKLAAYLQTLPGRAIGIGREALRALLARHGVTFQRTKTWKDSPDPDFETKLDRIEYALTQRPERTFALDEFGPLGIRPAHGSGWARKGRPDRLPATHHRTQGITYFHGCYSVGDDLLWGVNRRRKGIDHTWAALRSIRAARPDGAPIYVILDNLSAHKNWRIRTWAKKNKVELCFTPTYASWANPIEAHFGPLRQFTIAGSHHPSHTVQTRALHAYLRWRNANARHPDVLAAQRRERARIRSEKGIRWGGRPLSKTAA, from the coding sequence ATGGATCAGGAAGGGCAGAAGCTGCAGCGGATCGTCCGGCGGGGCAGCACCAGCTCGGTGCGGTACCGGCGAGCGATGATCCTGCTGGCCTCGGCCGGGGGTAACACCGTTCCGGTGATCGCCCGCCTGGTGCAGGCCGATGAGGACACCGTCCGCGATGTCATTCACCGGTTCAACGAGATTGGGCTGGCCTGCCTGGACCCTCGGTGGGCGGGAGGCCGTCCCCGCCTGCTCAGTGACGACGAAGGAGCCTTCGTCGTCCAGACGGCCACCACCCGCCCGACCCGGCTCGGGCAGCCCTTCATCCGCTGGTCGGTCCGGAAACTTGCCGCTTACCTGCAGACTCTTCCCGGCCGAGCCATCGGTATCGGCCGGGAGGCATTACGTGCCCTGCTGGCCCGGCACGGGGTCACCTTCCAGCGCACCAAGACCTGGAAAGACTCCCCTGACCCCGACTTCGAGACCAAGCTGGACCGGATCGAGTACGCCCTGACCCAGCGGCCGGAGCGGACCTTCGCCCTCGATGAGTTCGGCCCCTTGGGCATCCGCCCCGCACACGGGTCCGGATGGGCCAGGAAGGGCCGGCCGGACCGGCTGCCGGCCACCCACCACCGCACTCAAGGGATCACCTACTTCCACGGCTGCTATTCGGTCGGCGATGACCTGCTGTGGGGCGTCAACCGGCGTCGCAAGGGCATCGACCACACCTGGGCCGCACTGCGCTCCATCCGGGCCGCCCGCCCCGACGGCGCTCCCATCTACGTCATCTTGGACAACCTGTCGGCGCACAAGAACTGGCGCATCCGCACCTGGGCGAAGAAGAACAAGGTCGAGCTGTGTTTCACCCCGACCTACGCCTCCTGGGCCAACCCGATCGAGGCACACTTCGGGCCGCTGCGCCAGTTCACCATCGCAGGCTCCCACCACCCCAGCCACACCGTGCAGACCCGAGCTCTGCACGCCTACTTGCGCTGGCGCAACGCCAACGCCCGCCACCCGGACGTCCTGGCCGCCCAGCGCCGCGAACGCGCCCGCATCCGCAGCGAGAAAGGCATCCGCTGGGGCGGCCGACCACTCTCAAAGACCGCGGCTTGA
- a CDS encoding RNA-binding S4 domain-containing protein yields MDDSYQEGTFRLRTDYIPLCDLLKACDITDTGGLAKLLIADGEISVDGQVELRKRAKIHPGQTVTGQGFKIHVVA; encoded by the coding sequence GTGGACGACAGCTACCAGGAGGGCACCTTCCGCCTCCGCACCGACTACATCCCGCTGTGCGACCTGCTCAAGGCCTGCGACATCACGGACACCGGCGGCCTCGCCAAACTCCTCATAGCCGACGGCGAGATCTCAGTAGACGGCCAGGTAGAACTCCGCAAACGCGCCAAGATCCACCCCGGCCAGACAGTAACCGGCCAAGGCTTCAAGATCCATGTAGTCGCCTGA
- a CDS encoding PadR family transcriptional regulator produces MEKLGRVGKATLDVLDALANAEEDQHGFALAKQVGRPTGSIYPALSRLEEAGWLESYWAEPAPEGRPRRRLYHLTEEGRQAAHELLSEKRSIAARKSVGKRSVPAFPGLVES; encoded by the coding sequence ATGGAGAAGCTGGGTCGGGTGGGTAAGGCCACGCTCGACGTCCTGGATGCCTTGGCGAACGCCGAGGAGGACCAGCACGGGTTCGCGCTCGCCAAGCAGGTCGGCCGTCCCACCGGGAGCATCTATCCGGCTCTTAGTCGGCTGGAGGAAGCTGGGTGGCTGGAAAGCTATTGGGCTGAGCCAGCACCGGAAGGACGCCCACGTCGACGCCTCTATCATCTAACCGAAGAAGGGCGTCAGGCTGCCCACGAGCTGCTTAGCGAGAAACGCAGTATCGCGGCCAGGAAGTCCGTCGGCAAGAGATCTGTTCCGGCCTTCCCTGGCCTTGTCGAGAGCTGA